From a region of the Carassius auratus strain Wakin chromosome 31, ASM336829v1, whole genome shotgun sequence genome:
- the LOC113051018 gene encoding uncharacterized protein LOC113051018 isoform X1, producing the protein MTDPNTPLNSAEPQMQSEETQCTDISEQQESVQLRRSQRVKTLTEKGREMQDERIKGLQQRFNYNYEKWRTRAKASKLPLSQTESLNKDILEDIIGDVRGLCADVTKVYEELRKLTPPDQESRRRVDLCVEISGFLVNKATSRLEGKEEQDWPEAGSLFQTVSNKSSSFNTTKNSNEHSHRSSIKRQEAAAEAAASQAVLKILEEQETEQQEIERLEAEVRKKAVEQETLIRQKRLERETEEIRLRMQREAEEAKFKAQQEAEYAALQRTLDEKKRKVLHLEKVKDLKAAQAKMQVYDQMSAVEAQKIDVTKINTEMKDAEHVSFPSLLKQVIPQAAATPTSDGTSDLVKVLASALSTSRIPVPEPTVFSGDSLSYSDWKLSFQTLIDQKNIPDKEKIFYLRRYVSGPAKRAVEGYFLLGTESAYAAAWKILDERYGNPFTIAKAFRDKLHAWPKITSRDSFELRDFADFLRSCEAATAHIKSLEILNDCNENQKILSKLPDWLAASWNRKVIEIEEQTNQFPTFSQFVEFLSREAKIACNPVTSLQSLKQCEPNKSDKPKLTKQKEIGVKTLMTTSQEKIQLVCVFCKKPKHSLHKCRSFLEKAVSDRVSFIKSERLCFGCLKPGHHSKSCTNRNICERCSKGHPTCLHEDRVKDKGEQRQPIANPNPSNERSSQSDRVQEQVTSMATTNRVASQENNTQTAAIIPVWLSSSTKHKEVLVYALLDSQSDTTFVLSEVAKLLETNQEPVKLELSTMSSQTTVVQSDRLQNLQVRGLYSSKRITLPPTYTREFIPANKAHISTNETAKAWPHLEHLQSEIAPLQDCEVGLLIGYNCSQALLPREIVSGKEGEPYAQRTDLGWSIVGQTNHCLNYGDAIGISHRIIVKKVIPELKPSLKLQNKVHYVNRTTVKDITPSDIIKALEGDFSERAIEGNPVSQEDLKFLTKLKENITQNESGHYEMPLPFRDKRPTLPDNRICAMHRLKCLERRLKKDKSYYNDYTNFMDDIISRGDAERVPDKELNNTPAWYIPHHGVYHPHKPGRIRVVFDASAKYQDTSLNDHLLTGPDLTNTLVGVLCRFRRSSVAFMCDIERMFHQFHVTKEDQDYLRFLWWEKGDLEASPSVYRMKVHLFGAASSPGCANFGLKHLAAQGQGQFKENTIHFIQRNFYVDDGLASVPTEREAIQLIKDSRELCFKGKLRLHKFVCNSERVMSTIPEEECATVKDLDLSLSLPRIERALGVEWCVTSDTFKFRVQVKLNPLTRRGVLSTVASIYDPLGFIAPFVLLGKQILQQMCKDKVGWDHELPEHLKPQWESWIKDLPSLANMQIQRCFIPTDFGQVKSYELHHFADASVNGYGACTYLRAINQSDQVHCCLVMAKSRVTPTSVTTIPRLELSAAVVAVRVSDLLRTELEIPYIAEFFWTDSTVVLGYINNDAKRFQVFVANRIQRIKSSTKPEQWAYVASEQNPADYVSRGLTAEQLKSSEWFEGPAFLWEKNIPDRDVKVGEIRENDPELRKASVYTINAKEEQTIFSRFEKFSEWSRLIRAFAILRRKVKEHKHDIQSIKESTTLEERKQTELFIIKIVQEKVFAEEIKSLKSKKTVSKTTNNNLYKLSPFLDEEGILRVGGRLGQAVLHPHVKHPAILPKDSHISTLLIRHFHTKVQHQGRGMTMNELRANGWWILGSSRAVSSYIFKCVRCRKYRRKTEHQSMGDLPVERTESTPPFTYVGMDCFGPIYVKDGRKELKRYRLILTCLCSRAIHIEVVDDLSTDAFLNALRAFIAIRGNVRQLRCDRGTNFIGAQRELADLMKEMNQEKVKALGCEFLMIPPSASHMGGIWERQIRTIRSVLSAILDQSAKRLDSTSLRTLLYEVMAIVNSRPLSIEHLSDPTGPEPLTPNHILTMKSTIVQPPPGEFMKEDLYLQKRWRRVQYLANEFWIRWRKEYLLNLQPRQKWNVHRRNLKINDVVLLQDDMAPRNEWKLAKVTDVYPGNDNKVRKVRLLVSERTYDKHSKLVTKTVSLERPIHKVIVLLEAD; encoded by the coding sequence ATGACTGATCCAAATACACCACTAAATAGTGCAGAACCCCAGATGCAGTCTGAAGAAACCCAATGTACTGATATTAGTGAGCAGCAAGAATCAGTACAACTTAGAAGAAGTCAGAGAGTGAAAACACTCACAGAAAAGGGAAGAGAAATGCAGGATGAGAGGATTAAAGGACTCCAGCAAAGATTTAACTACAACTATGAAAAGTGGAGAACACGTGCAAAAGCATCCAAGTTACCCCTCTCTCAAACAGAATCCTTGAATAAAGACATACTTGAAGATATTATTGGTGATGTTAGAGGTCTTTGTGCAGATGTCACAAAAGTTTATGAAGAGTTACGTAAGCTCACCCCACCGGATCAGGAGTCACGTCGCAGAGTAGATCTGTGTGTGGAGATCTCAGGTTTCCTCGTGAATAAAGCAACCAGCCGATTGGAAGGAAAAGAGGAACAAGATTGGCCAGAAGCAGGCTCCCTCTTTCAAACTGTAAGCAATAAGTCAAGCTCCTTCAACACCACTAAGAACTCAAATGAGCATTCACATAGATCCTCTATAAAACGTCAAGAAGCcgcagcagaagcagcagcgagtCAAGCtgttctcaaaatattagaagaACAAGAAACGGAACAGCAAGAGATAGAAAGACTAGAAGCTGAAGTCAGGAAAAAAGCAGTAGAACAAGAAACATTGATTAGACAAAAGCGcttagaaagagagacagaagaaaTTAGATTAAGAATGCAGAGAGAAGCAGAAGAAGCAAAGTTTAAGGCTCAACAAGAAGCAGAGTATGCAGCTCTGCAGAGAACacttgatgaaaagaaaagaaaagtactgCACCTGGAAAAGGTCAAAGATTTAAAGGCAGCACAAGCAAAGATGCAGGTTTATGACCAAATGAGTGCAGTAGAAGCGCAAAAGATTGATGTAACAAAGATTAACACAGAAATGAAAGACGCTGAACATGTAAGCTTCCCATCTCTGCTTAAACAAGTTATACCCCAAGCTGCAGCCACTCCTACAAGTGATGGTACATCAGATCTTGTTAAAGTGCTAGCAAGTGCACTAAGTACTAGCCGTATCCCTGTTCCTGAACCTACTGTGTTTTCTGGGGATTCCTTAAGTTACAGTGACTGGAAGCTGTCATTTCAAACGCTGATAGACCAAAAAAATATCCCAGACAAGGAGAAAATATTCTACCTTCGGAGATATGTGAGTGGACCGGCTAAGAGAGCGGTTGAAGGATACTTCCTGCTTGGAACCGAATCTGCATATGCTGCTGCCTGGAAGATTCTGGATGAAAGATATGGAAATCCATTCACAATCGCGAAAGCCTTTAGAGACAAACTGCATGCATGGCCCAAAATTACCTCAAGAGACAGTTTCGAACTAAGAGACTTTGCAGATTTCTTGCGCAGTTGTGAAGCTGCTACAGCTCACATCAAGTCATTAGAGATCTTGAATGACTGCAATGAGAACCAAAAGATACTTTCCAAACTTCCAGACTGGCTTGCTGCTAGTTGGAACCGCAAGGTTATTGAAATTGAAGAACAAACAAATCAGTTTCCCACTTTCAGCCAGTTTGTTGAGTTTTTATCGAGAGAAGCCAAGATAGCCTGTAATCCTGTTACATCTTTACAGTCACTTAAACAATGTGAGCCTAACAAATCAGACAAACCGAAGCTtacaaaacagaaagaaattgGAGTTAAAACCCTGATGACGACTTCACAAGAAAAGATACAACTGGTATGTGTATTCTGTAAGAAACCTAAGCACAGTTTACACAAATGCAGAAGTTTTCTGGAAAAGGCTGTGTCAGACAGAGTCAGCTTTATTAAGTCAGAAAGGCTATGTTTTGGTTGTCTCAAACCAGGCCATCATTCGAAGAGCTGTACCAACCGCAATATTTGTGAAAGGTGCAGTAAAGGGCATCCGACTTGTCTTCATGAAGATAGAGTTAAGGACAAAGGAGAACAAAGGCAACCAATAGCTAATCCAAATCCAAGCAACGAAAGGTCAAGTCAAAGCGACCGAGTTCAAGAACAAGTCACTTCCATGGCTACGACTAACCGAGTTGCAAGTCAAGAAAATAACACACAGACAGCTGCAATCATTCCTGTGTGGCTTTCATCTTCCACAAAACACAAAGAAGTTCTTGTGTATGCCTTACTGGATTCGCAAAGCGATACAACCTTTGTTCTCAGTGAAGTTGCAAAGTTACTAGAGACAAACCAAGAACCTGTTAAACTAGAACTGTCTACTATGTCTTCCCAGACTACAGTTGTTCAGTCCGACAGACTTCAAAATCTTCAAGTTCGTGGCCTTTACTCAAGCAAAAGAATCACTTTACCTCCTACATACACACGAGAATTCATTCCAGCCAACAAAGCTCACATTTCAACTAATGAAACAGCTAAAGCTTGGCCACATCTGGAACACCTTCAATCAGAAATCGCACCTTTGCAAGATTGCGAGGTAGGATTGTTGATCGGATACAACTGCTCACAAGCTCTTCTGCCGAGAGAGATTGTGTCAGGCAAGGAAGGCGAGCCATACGCTCAGCGCACCGATCTTGGTTGGAGTATAGTTGGACAAACCAATCACTGCTTGAACTATGGAGATGCAATTGGAATTAGTCATCGCATTATTGTCAAGAAAGTCATCCCAGAGCTTAAGCCTTCTCTAAAGCTTCAGAACAAAGTCCACTATGTCAATAGGACAACAGTAAAGGACATCACCCCTTCGGACATTATCAAAGCACTTGAAGGAGACTTCTCTGAAAGAGCCATTGAGGGCAACCCTGTATCACAAGAAGATTTAAAGTTTCTCACAAAACTCAAAGAAAACATCACACAGAATGAGAGCGGCCACTATGAGATGCCACTACCATTTCGTGACAAAAGACCCACATTACCAGACAATAGAATTTGTGCAATGCATCGCCTAAAGTGTCTTGAAAGAAGATTAAAGAAAGACAAATCATATTACAATGATTACACAAACTTCATGGATGACATCATCTCAAGAGGAGATGCTGAAAGAGTCCCTGACAAAGAGTTGAATAACACTCCTGCATGGTATATCCCACATCATGGGGTCTATCACCCACACAAACCCGGAAGAATCAGAGTAGTATTTGATGCCTCGGCCAAGTACCAGGATACTTCTCTCAATGACCACCTCTTAACCGGTCCTGACCTGACAAACACATTGGTTGGTGTTCTTTGTCGTTTCCGCAGAAGTTCTGTCGCATTTATGTGTGATATAGAGCGGATGTTTCACCAGTTCCATGTCACAAAAGAAGACCAGGATTACTTAAGGTTTCTTTGGTGGGAGAAGGGAGATTTGGAAGCATCACCATCAGTTTACCGTATGAAGGTCCATCTTTTTGGAGCAGCGTCTTCTCCAGGCTGTGCCAACTTTGGCCTAAAACACCTTGCTGCCCAAGGACAAGGTCAATTCAAAGAAAACACCATACACTTTATACAGAGAAACTTTTATGTTGATGACGGTTTGGCAAGCGTTCCTACTGAAAGGGAAGCCATTCAGCTCATCAAAGACTCAAGAGAGCTCTGTTTCAAAGGAAAGTTAAGACTCCACAAATTTGTGTGTAATAGTGAGAGAGTTATGTCCACTATTCCAGAAGAAGAGTGTGCCACAGTGAAAGACCTTGACCTGTCTTTAAGTTTACCACGCATTGAAAGAGCTCTTGGAGTTGAATGGTGCGTCACTTCAGACACATTCAAATTCAGAGTTCAAGTCAAGTTGAACCCCCTTACAAGAAGAGGTGTACTTTCTACTGTCGCCTCCATTTACGATCCCCTGGGGTTTATTGCACCGTTCGTCCTCTTGGGAAAGCAGATTCTTCAGCAAATGTGCAAGGATAAGGTTGGGTGGGACCACGAGCTTCCAGAGCACTTAAAACCCCAGTGGGAATCCTGGATTAAAGACCTTCCAAGTTTAGCTAACATGCAGATTCAAAGATGTTTCATTCCTACAGATTTCGGTCAGGTTAAAAGCTACGAGCTTCATCACTTCGCAGACGCCAGTGTCAATGGATATGGTGCTTGTACTTACCTGCGAGCCATTAACCAATCAGATCAAGTCCATTGTTGCTTGGTAATGGCCAAGTCAAGAGTCACACCTACTAGTGTCACAACTATCCCTCGACTCGAACTCTCAGCAGCAGTTGTTGCAGTTAGAGTCAGTGATCTACTCAGGACAGAACTTGAAATCCCATACATTGCTGAGTTTTTCTGGACAGACTCCACCGTTGTTCTCGGCTACATAAATAATGATGCCAAAAGGTTTCAAGTCTTCGTAGCGAATCGGATACAAAGGATCAAGTCAAGCACAAAGCCAGAACAATGGGCGTATGTCGCATCAGAGCAGAACCCTGCAGACTACGTTTCTCGAGGCTTAACCGCAGAACAACTGAAGTCCTCTGAATGGTTTGAGGGGCCAGCATTTCTCTGGGAGAAGAACATTCCTGATAGAGATGTTAAGGTAGGAGAGATCAGGGAAAATGATCCAGAACTTCGCAAAGCCTCTGTGTATACCATCAATGCAAAGGAAGAGCAAACTATTTTCAGCAGATTTGAGAAGTTTTCAGAATGGTCCAGATTGATAAGAGCATTTGCAATCTTGAGAAGAAAGGTCAAGGAACACAAGCATGATATACAAAGCATCAAAGAAAGTACAACTttggaagaaagaaaacaaacagaactgTTTATCATCAAAATTGTTCAAGAGAAAGTTTTCGCAGAAGAGATAAAGAGTCTAAAATCAAAGAAAACGGTTTCCAAGACCACAAATAATAATCTGTACAAACTAAGTCCGTTTCTGGACGAAGAAGGAATCCTCAGAGTGGGTGGACGTTTGGGTCAAGCTGTACTACACCCGCATGTAAAACATCCAGCCATACTTCCCAAGGACAGTCATATTTCAACTTTGCTGATCAGACATTTTCACACGAAGGTTCAACATCAAGGTCGTGGAATGACTATGAATGAGTTGCGTGCAAATGGTTGGTGGATTCTTGGGAGCAGCCGTGCAGTTTCATCATACATCTTCAAATGTGTCAGATGTCGCAAATACAGAAGGAAAACGGAGCATCAAAGTATGGGAGATTTGCCAGTAGAACGAACTGAGTCTACCCCGCCTTTCACTTATGTTGGAATGGATTGCTTTGGACCAATATACGTCAAAGATGGACGAAAGGAGCTCAAGAGATATAGACTCATACTAACCTGTCTATGTTCACGAGCCATACATATTGAAGTAGTAGACGACCTGAGTACAGACGCATTTCTAAATGCTCTGCGAGCATTTATTGCAATAAGAGGAAATGTGCGTCAACTGAGATGTGATAGAGGAACCAATTTCATTGGGGCCCAGAGAGAACTCGCAGATCTCATGAAAGAAATGAATCAGGAGAAGGTAAAAGCGCTTGGATGTGAATTTCTCATGATTCCCCCTTCGGCAAGCCATATGGGTGGAATATGGGAAAGACAGATCAGGACCATCCGTAGTGTTCTTTCAGCCATCCTTGACCAGTCAGCAAAGAGACTCGACAGTACATCCTTGAGAACCTTGTTGTATGAGGTAATGGCGATTGTCAACAGTAGGCCACTTTCCATCGAGCATTTAAGTGATCCAACAGGTCCTGAGCCATTAACGCCCAATCACATTCTCACTATGAAGTCAACCATTGTTCAACCTCCTCCAGGAGAGTTTATGAAAGAAGATTTGTATCTTCAAAAAAGATGGAGAAGAGTACAATATTTAGCCAATGAATTTTGGATTCGTTGGAGGAAAGAATATTTGCTCAACTTGCAACCAAGACAGAAGTGGAATGTACACAGAAGGAATCTGAAGATAAATGATGTAGTGCTTCTACAAGATGACATGGCACCACGTAATGAATGGAAGCTTGCCAAAGTCACTGATGTCTATCCAGGAAATGATAACAAAGTGAGAAAGGTTCGACTTTTGGTTAGTGAAAGGACATATGACAAGCACAGTAAACTTGTGACTAAGACAGTCTCATTAGAACGACCTATTCATAAGGTTATTGTTTTGCTAGAAGCAGACTAa